The proteins below are encoded in one region of Helianthus annuus cultivar XRQ/B chromosome 2, HanXRQr2.0-SUNRISE, whole genome shotgun sequence:
- the LOC110893566 gene encoding uncharacterized protein LOC110893566, whose translation MARFGFNIKSKVADAIRDGRWVWPEAWRSVYPILFQLRPLSLSTMQDKVVWMNSNGKLIPFSSKEVWESIRMRDQKTVWSKLIWSSFNIPKHAFVCWLIFKKKLLTQDRILRWNNTVTGSMNQMCCLLCYSGLETHEHLFFECSYSKSVWFKVRCKIGMDSVLEAWEDIVSRLISTVGSKSVYDVAGRLVVAAAAYAIWSERNSRFFSNKLRPPELIANGIISTVRAKLISFKYKRTLNVKRFLEEWKMDKEDFLNEE comes from the coding sequence ATGGCTcgatttggtttcaacattaaGTCTAAAGTGGCGGATGCTATTAGAGATGGTCGTTGGGTGTGGCCGGAAGCGTGGAGGAGCGTGTACCCCATATTATTTCAACTACGACCTCTTAGTTTGTCTACTATGCAAGATAAAGTTGTATGGATGAACTCGAATGGAAAGCTGATTCCTTTCTCGTCTAAGGAGGTATGGGAATCGATCAGAATGCGTGATCAGAAAACGGTTTGGTCGAAACTTATTTGGTCGTCTTTCAATATCCCTAAACATGCCTTCGTGTGTTGGCTTATTTTTAAAAAGAAGCTGTTGACCCAGGACCGGATCTTACGGTGGAATAATACAGTCACGGGCTCGATGAATCAGATGTGTTGCTTGTTATGTTATTCTGGATTAGAGactcacgagcacttgttcttcGAATGCTCATACTCGAAATCAGTATGGTTCAAAGTGAGGTGTAAAATTGGCATGGACTCGGTGTTAGAAGCATGGGAGGATATAGTTTCAAGGCTTATCTCTACGGTTGGCTCGAAATCGGTTTATGATGTGGCTGGTAGACTGGTTGTGGCAGCTGCGGCTTATGCTATTTGGAGTGAAAGAAACTCGAGATTCTTCAGCAACAAGTTGAGACCCCCGGAGCTGATTGCCAATGGTATTATTAGCACTGTGAGAGCAAAGTTAATTTCTTTCAAGTACAAGCGAACATTGAATGTTAAGCGGTTTTTGGAGGAATGGAAGATGGATAAAGAAGACTTCTTGAATGAAGAGTGA
- the LOC110918827 gene encoding alpha-mannosidase I MNS5, whose product MIRWLIVFLLLSPTTSMSELSAKRRRRMSDKVRKMFYHAYDNYMTYAFPHDELKPMTKSFTNSLSELGNLKLENLPQEYNGTALTLVESLSSLVILGNNTEFEKAVMWLSENLSFDVDARINLFECNIRLLGGLVSAHILATDSTNRFIQGTYNNQLLVLAQDLGQRFLPAFNTPTGLPYAWINLKYGVMENETTETSTSGCGSLILEMGALSRLTGDARFEHAALNALHKLWGMRSSLNLLGTTLDVVTGEWIEYSSGIGAGVDSFYEYLIKAHILFGKEEFWRMFQSAYLAVQKYFRYGSWYHEADMRTGRATYWQLTSLQAFWPGLQVLVGDVAAANLTHREFFYVWKKFGVLPERYLLDHQIVHPTEKYYPLRPELAESTYYLYQATKDPWYMEVGEAIVNSLNLHTKVEGGFASVRDVTTMQLEDHQHSFFLAETCKYLYLLFDDSPLVGRNYIFTTEGHPLPVLSDWHERLPDTYTPHNLTSIKINTQKKQASAMSMQVCPANLLNPRHDDGQEIESVCHVPDARDDHRCLTDDDCGIDSTNCRRRSCSSAGYCGLWLFI is encoded by the exons ATGATTCGTTGGTTAATCGTGTTCCTGTTACTAAGTCCAACAACATCCATGTCGGAACTGTCAGCTAAGAGAAGACGACGCATGAGTGACAAGGTTCGCAAgat GTTTTATCATGCTTATGACAACTACATGACATACGCATTTCCG CATGATGAATTAAAACCTATGACCAAAAGTTTCACCAACTCCCTTAGTGAACTTGGGAATTTAAAGCTTGAAAACTTACCCCAAGAATATAATGGAACCGCACTTACACTTGTTGAATCATTGTCCAG TCTTGTAATATTGGGTAACAACACAGAGTTTGAGAAGGCGGTTATGTGGCTTTCAGAAAATCTATCATTTGATGTTGATGCAAGGATAAATCTTTTTGAG TGCAACATAAGACTTCTTGGAGGACTTGTGTCTGCTCATATTCTTGCAACTGATTCTACAAACAGGTTCATTCAAGGAACTTACAACAATCAACTCCTTGTGTTGGCTCAAGACTTAGGGCAGCGTTTTTTACCAGCTTTTAATACACCCACCGGTTTGCCTTATGCCTGGATTAACCTCAAG TATGGCGTTATGGAGAATGAGACAACCGAAACAAGCACTTCTGGCTGTG GATCACTTATTCTTGAAATGGGAGCATTATCACGATTAACGGGTGATGCAAGATTTGAACACGCAGCTTTGAATGCTCTTCACAAGTTGTGGGGCATGCGGAGTTCTCTGAACCTTTTAGGAACTACACTTGATGTAGTAACTGGAGAATGGATTGAATACTCTTCCGGCATTGGTGCTG gGGTTGATTCTTTTTATGAGTATTTAATCAAAGCTCACATTCTCTTTGGAAAGGAGGAATTTTGGAGGATGTTTCAATCTGCGTATCTTGCTGTGCAGAAATATTTCAGATACGGTTCATG GTATCATGAAGCCGATATGAGGACCGGAAGAGCAACTTACTGGCAACTTACAAGTCTTCAAGCATTTTGGCCAGGTTTACAGGTTCTTGTCGGGGATGTTGCAGCAGCTAACTTAACACATCGTGAAtttttttatgtatggaaaaagTTTGGTGTGCTTCCAGAAAG ATATCTGTTGGATCATCAGATTGTGCACCCTACAGAGAAATATTATCCTTTACGTCCGGAGTTGGCAGAGTCTACATATTACTTGTATCAAGCAACAAAAG ACCCCTGGTACATGGAAGTTGGTGAAGCGATTGTGAACTCCCTTAATTTACACACAAAAGTTGAAGGTGGATTTGCAAGCGTTAGAGATGTAACAACCATGCAATTAGAAGATCACCAGCATAGTTTCTTCCTGGCTGAAAC GTGCAAGTACCTGTATCTTCTGTTTGATGATTCACCTTTGGTGGGTCGCAATTATATATTCACTACCGAAGGTCATCCCCTTCCTGTTTTAAGTGATTGGCATGAAAGGCTTCCTGATACATACACCCCCCATAACCTGACCTCTATCAAG ATTAACACACAAAAGAAACAAGCGAGCGCAATGTCTATGCAAGTCTGCCCAGCAAATTTATTGAATCCCAGACATGATGATGGTCAAGAGATTGAGAGTGTTTGCCATGTCCCTGACGCGCGTGATGATCACAGATGTTTAACCGATGATGATTGTGGAATTGATTCAACTAATTGTAGACGTAGATCGTGCAGCAGTGCTGGGTACTGTGGTTTGTGGTTGTTCATATGA
- the LOC110918821 gene encoding threonylcarbamoyladenosine tRNA methylthiotransferase, whose translation MEDIEDLLVGGGAAGFRLPITAAVGMKKKTNNSLLLQPHNSSKVPGTQTIFLKTFGCSHNQSDSEYMAGQLSSFGYAISDDAEGADLWLINTCTVKSPSQSAMDTLISKCKSAKKPLVVAGCVPQGSKDLKELEGVSIVGVQQIDRVVEVVEETLKGHEVRLLNRKTLPALDLPKVRKNKFVEILPINVGCLGACTYCKTKHARGHLGSYTVDSLVGRVKSVVDDGVKEIWLSSEDTGAYGRDIGVNLPILLNAIVAALPTNGSTMLRIGMTNPPYILEHLKEIAHILCHPCVYSFLHVPVQSGSDAILTAMNREYTVGEFRKVVDTLTELVPGMQIATDIICGFPGETDEDFAETVNLIKEYKFSQVHISQFYPRPGTPAARMKKVASNVVKKRSRELTSVFESFTPYNGMEGKIERIWITDIATDQIHLVGHTKGYVQVLVVGPDSLLGSSAMVKITSVGRWSVFGDVIEILTESSDTAIPSDDKDTINKERSSPCGNQEDACVCSPAKPEPCACESDACGSNCCNIAANDPAQNGPTNPSLLLRRKPSPAMVETEGNSNQKLAAGNVHWGLLDTALIGGIFISFLTIVALFLYVGS comes from the exons ATGGAAGACATCGAGGATTTGTTGGTCGGCGGTGGCGCAGCTGGTTTCCGACTACCCATTACCGCCGCCGTCGGAATGAAGAAGAAAACCAACAACAGTCTGCTGCTACAACCTCATAACTCATCTAAAGTCCCTGGCACACAG ACCATTTTTCTCAAGACATTTGGCTGTTCACATAACCAG AGTGATAGTGAGTACATGGCTGGCCAACTTTCATCATTTGGCTATGCCATCAGTGACGATGCAGAAGGAGCAGATCTTTGGCTCATAAATAC TTGTACAGTAAAGTCTCCAAGCCAATCAGCAATGGACACGCTGATATCAAAATGTAAAAGTGCAAAAAAGCCACTTGTGGTGGCTGGATGTGTACCTCAAGGAAGTAAAGATCTGAAAGAGCTTGAAGGGGTGAGCATAGTTGGAGTTCAGCAAATTGATCGGGTTGTTGAGGTTGTGGAGGAGACCCTTAAAGGTCACGAGGTCCGATTACTCAATCGCAAAACTCTTCCAGCTCTTGATCTTCCTAAg GTAAGGAAGAACAAGTTTGTTGAAATTCTTCCAATAAATGTTGGTTGTTTGGGGGCTTGCACTTATTGCAAGACTAAGCACGCTCGTGGTCATCTTGGAAGCTATACTGTTGATAGCCTT GTGGGACGTGTCAAAAGTGTTGTTGATGATGGAGTCAAAGAGATTTGGTTGAGCAGTGAAGATACTGGGGCATATG GTCGTGATATTGGAGTAAATCTTCCAATTTTATTAAATGCAATAGTGGCAGCACTCCCAACAAACGGGAGCACAATGCTTAGGATTGGGATGACTAACCCTCCTTATATTCTGGAGCATTTGAAGGAGATAGCTCATATCCTATGTCACCCTTGTGTCTATTCTTTTCTGCATGTACCTGTTCAATCTGGCAGTGATGCTATTTTAACT GCAATGAATCGAGAATATACAGTAGGGGAGTTCCGGAAGGTAGTAGATACATTGACTGAGCTGGTTCCTGGGATGCAGATTGCTACTGATATTATTTGTGGATTTCCTG GTGAAACAGATGAAGATTTTGCTGAAACCGTTAATCTAATAAAGGAGTACAAGTTTTCACAAGTTCACATTTCTCAATTCTATCCTCGACCAG GAACCCCAGCTGCAAGGATGAAGAAGGTGGCGAGTAATGTAGTGAAGAAACGGAGTCGTGAATTAACTTCAGTTTTTGAATCGTTTACACCTTACAATGGTATGGAGGGAAAAATCGAGAGGATATGGATTACTGACATTGCCACTGATCAAATTCACCTG GTTGGCCATACAAAGGGTTATGTGCAGGTTCTGGTTGTTGGTCCTGACAGTTTGCTTGGGTCTTCAGCGATGGTAAAAATAACTTCGGTTGGACGGTGGTCGGTTTTTGGTGATGTCATTGAGATTCTGACTGAAAGTAGTGACACCGCAATTCCAAGTGACGATAAGGACACGATCAACAAAGAACGATCCTCACCCTGCGGCAACCAAGAAGATGCATGCGTGTGTTCACCAGCAAAACCGGAACCTTGTGCTTGTGAATCAGATGCTTGTGGATCCAACTGTTGTAATATTGCTGCAAATGATCCGGCCCAAAATGGCCCAACTAATCCAAGTTTATTACTGAGGAGGAAACCTTCACCAGCCATGGTGGAAACAGAAGGAAACAGTAATCAGAAACTGGCCGCAGGCAATGTGCATTGGGGTCTTCTAGATACAGCTCTTATCGGTGGGATTTTTATCAGCTTCTTGACGATAGTTGCTTTATTTTTGTACGTGGGTTCTTGa